CTTATGTCATGTTATTTTTTTATCTCTAAATTCGAACAAAAAAGTGTTAGATAAGATCTTGAAAATTAGAGATagtcttatatttatttatttttgtcattTACGAATGACCCACAAGGACGGAACTAGGGCATGGCTTACCTAGTTCAACCCAACCCTAACTTCCCAATTTTTTAATCAAAAAATAggtcatttgttcaaatatttttaaaacatggttaaaATGgacaaataaaaattaatatgAGTCAAATGGACACCAAAAGAATAGCAAACTTAAACTATATGCTTAAGCCAGGCATGCTTCCACCACTAATGACCCCACCAAATAGGTAAAGATTTACCTGACCGCTTGCATTGAAAATGTTTATAGGAAAATTGTCTCGTGACACGTGTTCTTGGGGATTTTTTAGGACACCTTACATGGTTGTCGTTAAGTATGCCCATGCAGTAGGTATCGAATTAGTTGGGGTTATAGATAAGGACTCAATCCACGCCTTCTAATGTGTTAACCTGCTTGGCTCCACTTTTATTTCTATACTTTACACGTAGCAGTATGATGACGTGCCAAGGAGAGAGAAACATGACGAAAGATTCAGATTTCTGCAACTTTATTAAACTTCTCAACTCAACCCAGAAAACTCCCCTTATTTCATCTCCCACTTCTCTATTCCACGCATCACCACTAGAGATGATGATAATTCAGCATATGACTGCACAGAAATTAAATATCAAATTGACCAATTTAGTGATTGATTAATTTgtgatcaaaaatcaaaaaaaaacccAAGCAAACCTAGATACACAATCCCAAAACAAAGTACTTGTAAAAATTCCAACTACCCATATAGAAAAATAACATCTacacggagaaatcatccatCAATGCCGACATTTTTAGTGATAGTATTTTGGCATAATCAGTGAACACCGCTGACATTAAGATTCACCCAGAAAAACCCCAATTTTCAAATCccaaatttcatatcaacaaaaTTCTCTTTTAAGTCTCTGAATCAAACCAGTTAATTTTTGTTCTTACAATCAAATGGCTGCTGCAGTACACAGTCTTTTCATAATCAAATGGCTGATTCCAAATATTCAATTAACAGACTTTCTAAACAGCTTCCAAAATAAAACACatccaaatgttaatcacaaaTATGGTTTGAGAATCAACATATTTGGGATTAAGATatgaaacaaaagaaaaggagTGGTAGAAGAGGAAAAAGTTAAGGGAagtaaacgatttttttttttttttttaattttttttttccgaaaatcAAATACACCAGAACATCAATCACCAATACTGTTTAAAAATCACGGATACTAGTTGagatcctagttagtaagttcgcgaatgattcgcgaatcattcgcgaatttttccgtatcacgaattttaccgtcttattcgcgtacgtttgcaactccgaacccaagtcgcgtattatgtggcattcccggattattcgcgaatcgttcacgaattttacgtatcccgaatgatacgtccgcttaattcgccataaattctttagcttttacttttcaaagactccacttttgggctttactgcctcccgaacatacacgaccgaatattagacgtgttgtaatttttatgaaacaaaaacgactgaagagatttgaaggtgaaggtgagagagatctcaaactcactaaccaagcatctaaaccaccatacgacgtcctttttggataactaatgttgtatatattattaatatcatcatattgagtttatttttccttaaataactcacacatatgcataaaaattggtctatgaccttataaatacaaattatttgttatatatagataccgaattttcagagccgaactcacatttataaatcgaattatacacgtacgtatgccgttccgaattaatgacgaatcacgtcccgttgaccgaattttggaccgaatctgaattttacaaaaccgtataatactcgtacgttttccgttccgtacgtttgccgaatcccgaattgctaactagggttgagatggtgatgaagatgagAAACAGAGGACAATTATATATATTGTAGAAAGAGGAAAGATCTACTTTGGCAGGCAAGTGAGAAGAATAGTTATCTTTTAATTTCCTCTCTCTTCAGACTAATACGTGGAAGAAAGAAAACCAACTCATTATACCAGGTCACCCAACCACCTCAGCATGCGGGTAAGTGGCGAGCAAATAGCAAGACGCCTAGCGCGACCGGATAGATaaactttctttttctcttataCATATTTCTTCATTAGGTTGCACACACataaagactttttttttttaataaaaaaataagatcCGAAATCACTAGCTTGTTCATTTTGATTCCATTATGGGATGAACAAATcaaaaaaatggatgttcaaatgaacagatttgTTCATTTGAACATTGAGACACACTAACGGACGCGCGTCTGGTGCAAGGACGCGAGTCATCACCAACAACTCTAGCGACATCCCCCTGACGCCAGAGTTTTCATTGAAAACGCGCGATTTGAGTGATGACGCCGGCGCTTTCAGGCATGCCTGCAGCGTCCACGTCAATGACGCCAACGGTTCCATCCCAACGGTTGAATAATTTGGTAATCCAACGGCTATATTTTTTTacttctataaatactcctcatttcaactctaaattcacacattctacacattcttctctctcaaatcatctacaaaaatgcctccaagagttcgtgctgttagattcactcaacaagaggatttagctatttgtagagcctttttttcacacacaagatgcTGTCATGGGTAATGTAGCCGATTCGACGTTGACTTTCTAGGAGAAATGTTACAGAATGTTCACCGCTGAAACTGGGAACATCTATGGGCGTGATTCTCATGGATTGCAGCATCATTTTAGTGTAATTAGTAAGAATGTATTGGAGTTCGTCGCCCAACTAATGGAGAATCACCgaaataagctcaacggtgaatCCGAACATGAAGTGTTGcccagaactctagcgatgtggccAGCATCTCACCGcggtcgtcctttcgacttccatgcttgtttcaacattcttagggtgctcaacgACAAATTTTTCTTTCTCGTCCTATAAATGTGATTCATTGTATCTCCAaaatcacttcttcttcttcttcttcttcttcttcttcttcttatatctcTTCTCCTCCTTTGCAGAAATGTCTCTTAGAAATCCTGGTCCCAAGTTTACcgaagaagaggatataactctatgcaaagcatatttctttcatagggtaatcactggtattcttatttctcatgacaattctttttgggagaacgtgttttcaatgttcgtctcgttgacgggaaacccaggaggtttgatgtagtttgatgtttttgttgtggtttaatgttatttgcaagtttaataaattgtaataaatttcgcttttaatctgaagtggaaatctattttagaatataaacattttcattcatggatattactgccaattcttttTACAAGATGTAAACTTAGACAtactaaacaacttcaataaaaatcaagtacaagttttggcctcctgtttatcttcatttgacgtattttcCGTTCgacgcgctctttgacagtttcacctttgtttttgaattttttgttgttaactttcaaaaccggatctcttctttgccttttagcggaacattttcttggagcaacttctaaaacttgcacttcccttttacaattttcaatctttttaaaactcccacatatcttagaaacaacagcttcaagttttgcatcgcaaaaaagtgtgatcgccttttcagccattttttagaagagaaaattaaggtgaattttggtgtgagtgaattgttcgAAGATGATGGTAATTTACAGAGGGAAAAagcaaaattcgaaaatttaaaaACTAGCAGTTGGCGTCAGCAACAAAAACTCTGGCGACATCCTGAGTGACGCCGCGTCAGCTGTCCTGTCGCCAGAGTTTTGCTTGCTGATGCCAACGACTAGCCTTCGAGCGCCAGCGATTTCATCTCGGACGCGTGTCTATTGTCCCAGCGTCCATTGCTTTTCCATAGTGGAAAACCGAGTTTGGCCATCGACCTGGCTGAACAAATTTTTTTGTTTGGCCATTGCCATAGGAAATGCTCTTAGACAGTATGGTTAGGATGAAACTTCCTAAGACAAAATCCAGTTATAAACAGGATTATTACAGAATTCCTGAATCAAAGAGATTAAAGCATGGATTATGGAGTTGGTGGAGTTCAAGTAGTCCTCCAACCAATGATTTCATGGTAAATCAACGGCTGACTCTACAACATCACTCATGATTATGAAGGCACACCCAATAAAATTTACCACCAACCATATGGGTTCCCACCTACAGAACAAAGAGTAAAGTAAAGTAAATTTGCTTTCTGAAAGTGGTCACCCAATAATACTCAAAAGTTCCCAACCTACCTAGCTTCTCTCACAGatcttaagaaatgaatttgggcCGGAGATTACTGCAGCTGCTGGATACAAGAGCAGCCGGAGGAGGTAATTGttatcattatcattcatttctactcaattatcataaaattgtgAGATATTATCATTATGCTTCTGGTGGTGGTTATAATAGAATAACAAAACTTGAGAGTTTTGTGAGGGATGAGTGTAAATCTGGAAAGATTAAGAATCTTGATGATGGGTTGAGATACTTTGACCAATTGATTTCAGAAAGACCATTACCATCTAATGATACATTCTGTCATCTTTTGGGTTCATTATCCAAAATCAAATGTTATTCAGATGTCATTTTGTTGTACAAGATGATGAATTTGGTTGGGTGTGCAACCTGATTTGTATAGATTCAGCATTTTGATTAATTGCTATTGTAAATTGGgaaaaattaatcatgggttttgttTGCTTGGAGAGATTATTAAGAGAGGTCATCAGCCTAATGTTATCACTTTCACTACACTCGTTTGGGGTCTGTGTCTTCAAGAAAAGATTGATTCGGCATTTCAGGTGTTTGCTAAAATGACTCAAATAGGTATTCAACCTAATGTCTCCACATGTAATACTCTTATACATGGGCTTTGTGCAACTGGTCAAGTGGGTCGTGCTCTTCAGATTAAAAAGAAGATGGGGAAATGGAACTGCAGACCTGATGATGTTTCATATTCTGTCATCATAGATACACTTTGCAGAGAAGGTCTAGTTGATGAAGCTCTGGTTCTCTTCTCCCAAATGCTTAGAGATTTGAATGTTATACCCAATGTAGTTGTTTACACTTCTTTGATCAACGGACTTTGCAATCTAGGACGGTTGGATGAGGCAAAGAGATTCTTTGACGAGAAGGTTAGTAGAGGAATGTATGGGACTGTAAGGACGTATACTTGTATGATTCATGGTCATTGCCTACATGGTCAATTGAAAGAAGCAAGAAGATATTTTGATGAAATGATGGATCGAGGGATTTTACCTAATACAATAACCTTTAGTATATTAATAGATTCACATTGCAaacatgggatgatggaagatGCTTGGAGGTTATTTAAACTAATGGTCCAGATAAGCATGAAACCCAATTAGATTACTTATAATTCAATGATCGACGGTCTGTGTTTGGCAGGTCGGCTGCAAGAAGCGATTAAACTGTTTGACTTGATGCTAGATAGGGGCATTCAGCCGGATGTTATCAATTGCAATGTATTAGTCGATGGGTATTGCAAGAATCGTAA
This is a stretch of genomic DNA from Papaver somniferum cultivar HN1 chromosome 1, ASM357369v1, whole genome shotgun sequence. It encodes these proteins:
- the LOC113272549 gene encoding pentatricopeptide repeat-containing protein At5g46100-like, whose amino-acid sequence is MTQIGIQPNVSTCNTLIHGLCATGQVGRALQIKKKMGKWNCRPDDVSYSVIIDTLCREGLVDEALVLFSQMLRDLNVIPNVVVYTSLINGLCNLGRLDEAKRFFDEKVSRGMYGTVRTYTCMIHGHCLHGQLKEARRYFDEMMDRGILPNTITFSILIDSHCKHGMMEDAWRLFKLMVQISMKPN